CAGGTAGGCCGTGTTGTCGTAGTCGTACGTCCAGCCGCCCCAGTACATCTGCCAAAGCTCGCCGGTCTTGCCCTGCGGGATGATGTCGTTGATCAGCACCGGCGTTTCGTAAGGCTTGATGGTGGTCTTGATACCGACACCCTGCAAGTAGCCGGCAATGGCCTGCGCCACCTCGCGGAATTGGGAATCGCTGCCGCGGATATCGAGCTGGATCGCGGCGCCCGGCTTGACGCCGGCCTTGGCCAGCAGCTTCTTGGCCTGGGCGGGATCGAACGGCAAAGGCTTGAGGGCCGGGTCGTAGCCGAAGGACAGGTCGCCCTGGAAGCTGGCGATGGGCTTGGCATAGCCCATCAGCAGCTGCTTGATGATGGCGTCGCGATCCACAGCCATAATCAGCGCCCGGCGTACGTCGCGATCCTTCGTGATGCCGCGCGACGTGTCATAGCGCGCCACGACCGTACCGGGGCCGCTGGTGCTGACGATGGTGGCATTGCTGGACTTCTTGATCGTATCCACCAGGCCAAGCGGGATGGCGGTGGCGATATCCACGCGGCCGGCCTGCAGTTCCGCCACCTGCGTCGCGGGCTCCGCGATAAAGCGGTACACCACCTGGTCCAGCTTGGGCTTGCCACCCCAGTAGTCGTCATTGCGTGCCAGGGTCAGGCTGATCTTCGGCTTGTATTCGACGAACTTGAAAGGCCCCGTGCCGACCGGATGCTCGTTGAAGTAGGCGTCTCCCTTCTCCTGGATGTACTTGGGCGGCACGATCATGCCGCCGTAGCCGGCCAGCTTGGTCAGGATGACGGGGTCCGGCCGCTTCATCATGAAGTCGACGGTGTGCGCGTCCACCACCACAACCTTGTCGATGGAGTTGTAGTTCGACTGC
Above is a genomic segment from Bordetella genomosp. 11 containing:
- a CDS encoding ABC transporter substrate-binding protein, with the protein product MFTFTKTARALGAALAISGALAATAPAQAAGTLSVAITQDAGSWDPIDTFVTWWGSVGSNLFDGLTMRGADMKLQPGLATSWEFLDNDTRIRFKLRENVKFHDGEPFDANAVKFTFDRLLGPEGAKGPQQSNYNSIDKVVVVDAHTVDFMMKRPDPVILTKLAGYGGMIVPPKYIQEKGDAYFNEHPVGTGPFKFVEYKPKISLTLARNDDYWGGKPKLDQVVYRFIAEPATQVAELQAGRVDIATAIPLGLVDTIKKSSNATIVSTSGPGTVVARYDTSRGITKDRDVRRALIMAVDRDAIIKQLLMGYAKPIASFQGDLSFGYDPALKPLPFDPAQAKKLLAKAGVKPGAAIQLDIRGSDSQFREVAQAIAGYLQGVGIKTTIKPYETPVLINDIIPQGKTGELWQMYWGGWTYDYDNTAYLMYHSGQKWNPYDKDAKLDAMLDAQRNTYKTDERQKTLRQIAAYVADNALEMPLYALDTVVGVNKRVKNLSVPGDIRFRFVDASVE